The sequence CACATGCCGGATGTCATCGAAATGCCCTACCGGCCGGATGTTTTTCTCGTCGATCCGGCGGTTGCCGAGCCATGCCCTCCGCCAGCAGTCCTTCTGGACGGTGAAAACTATCATCTCGCAGGCAACCCGGATGAACCGCATTTCACCGATACCCCACATCATGTCTTCCGCCTCGGCGGGCCGACATGCCTTGCGGGCGATGTGATCGGCGATTACTCCTTTCCCCGCGCGCTAGTAGCGGGCGACATCCTCGTCTTCGACGACATGGCGCACTACACGATGGTCAAGACCACCACCTTCAACGGCGTGAAACACCCGCCCATCGCCCTGCTCCACCCTGACGGCCGAATCGAGACAATCCGCGAATTCACCTATGCGGATTTCCGCGACAGGCTCTCGTGACATTTCCAAAATCCACCCCACCGTCATCCATGCTCAGGGTCACACTCCTCGCCGCCTTCCTCGCCGCGCCGGTCCAGGCGCAGATTTATGCCGATTTCACCGTCAGCAGCGGCGGCAATCCGCTCGGCACGTTCCGCGTCCTGCTGGAGCACGCGAAAGCCCCGCGAACCTGCGCGAACTTCATTGGCCTCGCATCCGGCAGAAGGCCATGGGTGGATGTGAGAACCGGTGCCGTCCGCACCAACAGGCCCTACTACGACGGCCTGACCTTTCACCGCCTCATCCACAGCTTCGTCATCCAGGGCGGCTCCCCCAACGGCCAGGGCACGGACGGGCCGGGTTACTCCATCCTCGACGAATACCATCCCGACCTCAGGCACTCCTCCCAATACGTCCTCTCCATGGCCAAGGCCGGCTCACCGAACACCGGCGGCTCCCAGTTTTTCATCACGCTGCGCGCTACCCCGGAGCTCGACAACAAGCACTCGGTCTTCGGAACCGTCATTTCCGGCACGGAAATCATCGACGGATTCAAGAATCCCGCGAATTTCCCGGTAGGGGCCGGCGACAAGCCAAGCACCCCCATCACCATGGATTCGGTCGTCATCAGCGGCCCGGGCTACGCGGGCTTCGACATCAGCGCGCCCGGGCTGCGGCTTCCGCATCTCGCCGAGAACAGGATCGCCATCACCCGCGATGCGGCGCTGCAGACGATGACCGCCGTATTCGACCGCAAGCCGCAGACCGAGTACCGTGCATTCGGATCGCCGGATCTGGTCGCATGGGCGGACCACGGGATCGTCCTGAGCATGGATGGGGAAAATGCCTTCCAGCTCACCGTGGATTCCCGTCCGGAGCCAAGCTATTTCCTGAGGGTGCCCGCCGTGAACTACGGCGATGTCCCAAACGCCCCCGCGGATCTGGGTGATGGCGGGAAAACCGTTCGCATCCGCTTCGGCGGCGGCGATTTCCTGGACATCTCCCCCAATGGCAGCGGCGGCGGAACATGGGCTGACAACGCAGGCGGAACAGGGACCATCTCGCAGACATCATGGACCGACAGCGCACCGGACACCGGCGTTTTCTCGGTCAGCAACTCCAGCGCCTTTTTCATCCCGCTCGGGGATTTCAGGACAACGCTCCTCAACTACCCCGGGCCGGGAGAAAACATCAACCTGGCAACCTGGCTCTCCTTCCACACCCCTACATCCGGCTGGACTGAGGAAATCGGCAACGGTCCGGTGAACCGTTTCGCCTTCGAGATCCTTGCGCAGTGAGATGCCCGCCGCAGCCGGGATATATTAGTCGTTGCATGGCCGCGCCCGCGCACCTAGATTGCCCTTGGAACAACCAATTCAAATTATGGGACCTATCGGAATGCCAGAACTGATCATGATCTTTGTCGTGGTCCTGCTCCTGTTCGGGGCGAAGAAACTCCCGGAGCTGGCGCGGGGAGTCGGCAAGAGCATGGGCGAGTTCAAGAAAGCGCGAGAGGAATTCGAGCGTGAGATCACGCGTTCCGAGGACGAGGTCAGGCGCGAGGACAAGCCCAAGGACACCCGGGTGAAGCCCGCCGCCGACAAAGAGACCCACGACGCCTGAACCCTGCGGCCGGATGCCGGAACCGGGGGCTGGGTGATTTCCCGATGGCATGAAAAAGGCCAAAAGCTTCGCGCCTTTCATCACGCTGGTGCTGTCGGCCGCCCTTGTGGCCGCATCGGCGCACTGGATCCGCAAGGCGGAAACCCCTCCCTGGGGTGATGCCAAGGCCGAGTCTAGCGCTGCGGCAGACCAACCGGCAAGGATAAGCCAAGCCCCGCCCGAGGGCGATTTCCAGCCCTTCACCTTCGTAAGCTACAATGTGAAAAACTGGCTCGCCTCCACCCAGACGCCGGAGAAATCGCCGGAGGCCAAGGAGGCGGTGATAAGCCTGCTTGCAAGCGACTCCCCCGATGTGGTCGGCCTCTGCGAGATCGGCGGCATGGAGGATCTGAAGGAGATCCAATCCATGCTTGCGGCGGAGGGCGTGGATCTGCCCCATATCCACCATACCGGCGGGGTCGATCCCGTCCGCCATCTCGCCTTGCTGTCCCGCCTTCCCATCGTCGCCACGGCGAAACCGGATCCCCGCATCCCCGGCACCGGTCGCTCCATGCAACGCGGCATCCTCGATGCCACCGTCCGGATCGCTGGCCGGGACATCCGTTTCATCGGCCTTCACCTGAAGTCCAAGCGCAGCGTCCAGGAATTCGACGAGGCGCTGCTGCGCGTCCAGGAAGCGGGCCATGCCAGGAGGCACATCGATTCCATCCTCGCGGAAAACCCGGATGCGATGCTCGTCGCCTACGGGGATTTCAACGACACCACGCGCAGCCTTTCGACGCGGACGATCTGCGGCGGATATCGCACTCCCGGCTATCTCAGCCCCGTGCACGTGAAGGACAGCCGGGGCGAGACCTGGACGCACCGCTACGCGGTGGAGGACAGCTACACGAGGATCGACTACGTGACGGTGTCCGC comes from Akkermansiaceae bacterium and encodes:
- a CDS encoding peptidylprolyl isomerase, with amino-acid sequence MLRVTLLAAFLAAPVQAQIYADFTVSSGGNPLGTFRVLLEHAKAPRTCANFIGLASGRRPWVDVRTGAVRTNRPYYDGLTFHRLIHSFVIQGGSPNGQGTDGPGYSILDEYHPDLRHSSQYVLSMAKAGSPNTGGSQFFITLRATPELDNKHSVFGTVISGTEIIDGFKNPANFPVGAGDKPSTPITMDSVVISGPGYAGFDISAPGLRLPHLAENRIAITRDAALQTMTAVFDRKPQTEYRAFGSPDLVAWADHGIVLSMDGENAFQLTVDSRPEPSYFLRVPAVNYGDVPNAPADLGDGGKTVRIRFGGGDFLDISPNGSGGGTWADNAGGTGTISQTSWTDSAPDTGVFSVSNSSAFFIPLGDFRTTLLNYPGPGENINLATWLSFHTPTSGWTEEIGNGPVNRFAFEILAQ
- a CDS encoding twin-arginine translocase TatA/TatE family subunit, whose protein sequence is MGPIGMPELIMIFVVVLLLFGAKKLPELARGVGKSMGEFKKAREEFEREITRSEDEVRREDKPKDTRVKPAADKETHDA